In Saccharomyces eubayanus strain FM1318 chromosome X, whole genome shotgun sequence, the genomic window AGCCGGAGGCAACGGATGATGCACCAGAGTAGGTAACTGAACCAGAAGCAGTGGATGAAGCACCAGAGTAGGTAACTGAACCGGAGGCAGTGGATGAAGCACCAGAGTAGGTAACTGAGTCAGAGACAGAAGTGGAGTTGAATTTACCAGAGGTGGAGACACTAGCTGAAGTGGCTGAACCAGAGGCGGAGGATGATGGGGTGGTGGATGTGGCAGAAACAGATGATGTAGCACCGGTAGAAGCGATAACACCATCGTAGTTTAGGAAGTAAGCATAAGCTTCTGCGAAGAGACCTTCGGAGACACTGAAGCCAGAACTGGAGAAGCCGGTACCGATAGCGAAAGAGAATTGGACGTTACCCTTGGTTGCAGTTAAAACACCGGTTTCGCTGTTGTAGGAGACGCTGACGTCTTGGGTAATGGCAATTTGGTTCTTACCAGTGTAGCCGACRACAGGAATAGGGGTGGTGTTGGTTTCGGTTGGGTCAACGGCTAGAACACCTTCTCCCTTAAAGTTGACAGTTTGACCGGTGAAAGTGTCTGGGTAGTGCAAGTAAAGGTTACCRGAGATAATGTTAACTGTACCATTTCCAGAGACAGGTTCAACAATCACGTAAGTACTTCCGTTGTCTAGATTTATTTCACCRTTGTTCTTTGATCCTTCGTCGTCGTCTCTACGTTGCAGACCTGAGACGGAACCACCGTTTAGAATAGCGTTtgataaagagaaaacaccAGCGTTGGAGTATGGAGAGAAAGTGACTTCACCCTTCTTAGCCTTTGATAGGCTTAGAGAAATGTCACCGGTGCTATCGAAAGAGCCAGGAGTGAAGGAGTAGATGGATGCAGAAGTAGCAGCAGATTCTTCGGCACTGAAGTTACCAGAAACTTCGAAAGTTGCACCTGAGACGTCGAAAGCGGTACCTTCGTAAGTAGCCTCAGACTTTGCTACGATCAATTCACCATCAACCTTTAGATCAGATGTGAAGGAGTACTTTTCACCATCAAGCAAGGTCAGTTTACCACCAGCTGCAACTTCGACTGCTTCTGTTGCAATCACTTTACCAGTAACTGTAAGGTCACCAGAAATTGTAGTAGATGGCAAATAAACAGTACCGTCACTAGAAGAAAGTGAGACGGTAGCGGAAGCACTTGCGGTAGAGGCAGAGGTGATAGTGGAAGAGCTGTTGCCAAAGGATTGACCCAACGCACTTTGGGAGTAAAGGGCCAAAGCTACGGCAGCTTGAAACTTGTTTAAACGATTGAACATCTCTTTTATATGGGCGAGATCTTACCAGAATATTAACAACGATAAAGATTTGCTGTTGGTGGCTTTACCAAGAGACAAGTGTAAACATAAAGGAACTGAGCTAAATGACCGTTAGAATCGAGCAAAATGAAGCGTTTTATATGCTTTTTCTYTCATCTGTATGGCGATCTGAATCATATTACAAGTGTAACTACCGGACCTCCGGCTGTTTGAATCAAACAGGAGTAACGACAATTTTCGTGAGCTAAGAGAAACTCTTATGCAGGCATTTCTACAGGTGTATCTGCAAGTTTATGTGCATATGCGCTAACAGGGTGCCAGTCACTAACAGACGCGGCGAAGTTTGCCCAGCAAGRGAACAGAGACATTTTACGACAAATAGCGACCGAATCCGTCTCCATCGTAAAAAACGTCTGTTTTAGCACATTCTCCAGTTCGAAAACGCGCCAGATCCGGTTCGACTCCGCCAGGTACGACAGCCACAGCAAATGTTTAGGCATATGTGCACAACCTACAAGTCATTGGCGAATTCAAATTGCCATTTGCACTAAAATAAGAATCATATACGACTTCAAGACAAATAACTCGGACAGCCACTCCCAGCTTTCGGGCGGCAAGAAAAATCGGACTCGGTGCGGAAGTGCGAAACTGCACTTTTTTTGTCCCTGTAACGCACGGCTGCTTTTGCTTACTACGACACGAACGCGATTTGTTTCTGTTGAGAGGGGGCTAGCAAGGGCCCTCCTGCGAAGTCCAGGCCCTCAAGAAGCCTGACTTTTCCAGGGATCTCTTTCATAATCACAGACTTCCCCCGCCGTGTATTGTCCGCTCAGATATCGCCGCAGAGAAAGGCACGTTACGCGATCAGGATTGAGCTTAATGAAACAGCCACGCGGTCACAGACGGGCACGTGCAGAGTTCACSTTCCACGGCACAAcctatttttcttttttgcagAACATAGGACAAGACAAGAGCTGTTGGAAGGGGATAGAGGGTGGCGCAGGGAAGTCCTCGAAGTTTTTCCCCCCTTGGCGAATTCAGGAGGCTCTAAAATCTCCAAAGTTATCGGAAACGCCAGCACCTGGTAAACGGACAGCTACTGGACGTGACTAAGCATTTGTGGCAGTATATCCGCGGATATTAAGAACATCTGATTATCTTGTACTGTGGAGCCTGTTCTACTTGACGCGCTGAAACTTTAACACACGAATATAAACCATTGATATCATCTCAATTGTGTGTGTTTTTCTGCATTTGAAGCCGCTGCGTGCTGCCCGTCTATTGATCAGTCTCATCTAATATCTCTGTGTTCCCTTGCACAAGGCATAGGATATCGTACTTGTATCTTCTAACACCGTGAATTCAGACCGACCAGGACCCTGGCTTGAAGCTTGTGCTACATCCGCAACGCCGTTCTCTGGTTTCAGAAACTTTAACTTTGACTCGGGCCCGGCGCTTTCTGAGAGAGAAAAACAGACGCGCCCAAAACGGAAACAACAAGCGAAAACAATGGACCCGTCAAGAATGTTCAACTGTTTTATATCCTCTACATCTCTCGTACGATACCAAATTTACACCTCATCGCAACAGAATACCCTAAGGACCGTACTTTCAACAGTATTATAATATCTTGCTTTTACTCAATACTCTGCCGCAGTCGTGGCTCAATCACAGCATCGCTGCCACCCATGTCCATTATCAAGTTTTGTTAGTGAAAAATCTCCGAAGCACCAAAGTAACGGATCTTAACCTCTCTTAACATGACAAACACGCTTAGATATACTGTGACAAGGCGGCGGCAGAttttgttatatatatCCCCGTATTACAACCGATCGGATTCTTTGAAGYGCAGCTACCACATATCTTGCTACGTACCGTACCGTAGCGTAACTGTCATATAGCACTAAAGCCATATCCTTCGTAAAATGAAGTGCGCCAACAAGATCGGCCCTATCAAGGCTGCGTGGTTAGATGTATCTGCGGWGRGRATACGACACTGCTAGTCGTGACACTGCTCTCTTCTGTCTAGAGCATCTCAATACGCGCGCCTGACTAACTAGAGTCAATAACACTTGCACGTCAAAACTCTGCGTTGAACGAATTGTATTACCATGAATTCTCCCAACTATAATAACCCGAACCMTACAGCCAAGATTAGCACGATYTTACTTGAAGTYGCTCAAGAAASGGGAAGSAATTTYYTACAGAACTTACGAACAAGATTTGCCATGTGTCGCTATGAACCCACACAACATGCCTGCATGTGGCCATCTTATTATGACATATCTCGCCTCCTATTCGTACCAGCCGCTATCAAATGGCCTTGGATTTTTTAATCTGCACAACGCAGTCTACTCCTTCGGCGAGAAAACAACCTATTGGCGTCATCGCAAGTAAGGGTGCTGAACTATTTGGCTTTATATATTGCATCTACACGCCACCACGCCTACGTGGTCCACTGCCGCGGCATTAAGACTAAAGCACTATCTAACATACACAGCAGTACCCGTAGTACGAGCGGCCGAAGATACGGGTTAcgatcttcttcatctaaCCTTCTCCATTTTCCCCcctttttccttcctttCTGATCTCTATGTGTATTTCTTTCCGACAATAMACGACGCCATTAGTAATCCCTTCGGTGAAGTACTTCTGAACGAAAAKTGAAGATGGTGTGTCAGAAATGATTAGTaataacaaataaaaaaaaagtatttcaAGAACTATAAAGATTAGAGAAGGATACAATACTTCGGATRYWATCKAAAATCTTACGTTCTTGAGAATTCACATCTCCCTCACGACAAATACAACTTAGCAGGTTTCAACGCAATCCGATTCATCATGAGCAGCCcatcaaaaacaacttaCTTTATTATCGGCGGTAACCGTGGAATTGGTTTCAACTTAGTCAAAACCTTGAGTGCCTCTACAGACAATGTTGTTATAGCTTCTTTTCGTGGATTACCTTCGCTGCCCAAGAATAAACAGttggaagatttgaagaaaagtaGAGACAATATTCATACTGTGCAGCTTGACGTTACCGACGACGAAAGTGTCAATAAAATTGCAGATGAAATTAGGAAAACACCATCATTCCAGGGYattgatatttttattgcaAAYTCTGGGATCTCGAATTCCTACTATGAGGTCTTAAAGGCCCCAAAAAAGGTTTGGATTGACCATTACACGACCAATGCTTTAGGACCAATATTGACTCTTCAGAAGGTGTACcctttgcttcttttgaaaaagactAGGAAATTATTYTTCATTTCCAGCSTYGCRGGGTCYATCRMTGSTTATGTRCCAMTTKCTGTTKCTGCYTACGGWCAGTCGAAAGCYGCYTTRAATTTTGCYATAAAGGAACTAAGTTTTGAATTGAARCCTGARGGCTTCACTGYTGTTGCKTTCCACCCYGGTATGGTAACCACTGATATGGGYCAASARGGTTTRGATASTTTTGCGRAAAAAKGYACAGATATCAGCTCWWTMARSKYTWTWAMRSYYRWKRMAMSCGMKYMSRSMKYWKYYWMWKTKKTTRRYRWMWTWWSMMMWRWAYMWMMYGRRRASWWYRKRRAKTWYSWYGRYWRTRAKGRYASYKWYWKWRYTTKYKMRRYKRRYKYARMARWTRKMWSMGKKAWMMYMWWRKWWMTAMAATATAGCWGAATATATGGTAATTTGAGCTCTACGCCCTATTTTTAAAGCGGCTCCTTCACTCAAAGGTCAACCTATTGTGCTGTCTAAATATCTATCTGCTAAATACCACGTAATATGTCACNCTCTACGCCCTATTTTTAAAGCGGCTCCTTCACTCAAAGGTCAACCTATTGTGCTGTCTAAATATCTATCTGCTAAATACCACGTAATATGTCACGTTCACCATTTTACCAGTTTTTTTCGGGGTTCTTTAGAAATTATTTACCTTGCATGAAAGAGATGCTTCTATTTCTATGGACAGCCTTCCTAACACTCAATTGGGCAAAAGACTACCTTCACACAAACCTTTTATCATCTTATTGACAGAATGCAAGGGTTAAGAATATGAGCGATTGAATTGCCCCTACCGCGTGACCGGCCATTCTCTGTGATACCGTTTCTCCCTATCACATTAGAAAAATATACAGTACTGGAATAGCGGAAATAAATCAACAATGAACCGTGCTAACTGCGGCCTGTACtggttttgttgttttggttttataATTATTATGTTGAACGATATTGCAACAAGAATGAGGTCCGAATcagaaatataaaaatgagTTTACTACGAGTGGATTTTAGTATCAATAAAGCAGTAAATAACGAGAACAGCCATTATGGAAACTATAGATTCTGAAACGCGTCCTCATATCTCAGCATCAGACTGTAAGGTAAAGCATTTCAAGATCCTAGGGTTTATGAAAATGTGTTCTGCAAAAGAACAGCTTATATGATAGACTGCCGACGTTTTTACTGTCTATCAGAGATTATGAGTTTGAGATTATAGTGAAAACTCGTATCTAGGGGCGACTAAAGTAGTGCACTGTGCGCGTTGATTACAACGTTTTGTTATATACTTTTATATAGTTCAGCTGGCGCCTTTGTTATTCTTGGTACCCCAGAAAAAAGTATTAATGGATGTTCGTCGAAATTTGGTCGCTAAGATGACTGTCAATCCCGTACGTAAATCTCTAGAAAGATACTGAAACCGGCTTAAATAATGTGGTCAAATTACTAAACGGAACGCAAACTTCTTGTAGAGCTTAGAAAAAAACCGTTATTAGTGCGTTTGCAGCTAAgggaatgaaaaatgatgCCTTGTTGAGCTCCCGCActgtttcctttttcctCCGCAGCTATTTTGTCTCAATGATCAAATATTCAAGCCCTTTCAACGTCAATAAATTTCCCTTAGATAGTTTCACGCAAATCCTATAACTGTATAACCatataaataatgaagaatgtTTTTAATCTAATTTTCCAAAGCCTTGATGGATCTAACAGCAGTGGAATAAGCAGAGGCCGGGTTGACACCAGTGACCAGTTTTCCGTCAGTAATGGAGTAATCATCCCAAGGACCAACCGGAGCCAAATACTTCGCACCGTACTTCTTAGCAATATCTTCAACTGTCGTCAAGCCCTTAGTCTTCAAAATACTGTCCAAGCCCAAAATGGTTCCACCCACATCGGTGAAACCAGTTATTGATTTACCTTCAATCAATGGCTTACCTGTGCTTTTATTCGTTAAGCCATCGAAAATAGAAGGACCCTGGCAAACAGCTGCAACAACACCTCCGTTAGCGTAGATATCGGATGCAATATCTTGTAGGTCTTTGGCCTTTGGGTAATCGAACAAAGTACCGTGGCCGGCAGATGCAAAGAATATTTGGTAGTCATCTGCATTGACCTCCTTTGGAGTCTTGATTTTGGCCAGTGCCTTATTGAAATTGGAACTCTTATTTTCGAAATCAATCTTATCTTGGCCGTCTAGGGCCTCCTTAGCCAAGGAATGTTCATCCCAACCAAACTTACCAGTTTCAGATACAAAGTCAACTTCAAAACCTCCTTTCTTGAAAGTATTGAAAGGATGCAAAGCTTCCACTGCGAAGACACCGGTCTTGGAGCCGTCGCTATAGAAGACTTCGTTATATGAAGTGAGCGCTAGCAATACTTTCTTTGGAGACATTGTGAATTTGTTTGAATATTCTTGAACAGTTTTTAGTCAAAGACTGGGTATGAAGGACAAGAATAAGTTAACATTGGAATCCCTTGAATGATAAATGCAAAAACCACTCCCCTTatatattgaaattgaaggtTTATACAAAACTGACATTTTAAGGGCTTCAAACGGAACTGTCCCATCCGCCCCTCGTATTTTTCCGATCCCTTTACGAGACAGTAAAACCCTCTCTCTCCGCACCAAGCTGTTATTAACCGCACATTCTACAACACCAGACACGTATGCTGCTGGAATATCGGCTTGTGACGCCAAAACAGATTTAAACGTTCCACGACAGAGCGGTTTAAATTTCGAAGATTGATGGCAAAGCCTAATCGATTTCTACCGAAACCGAATCAAGGCTTTGCCAACTCGCACAGTGAGCAGTCGCAGCAGCCGTTGACGTTCGTAACCGATTACGTAATTCCACGCCAAGCGGACATCGGACCctgcagtttttttttgccgCGTTTGTCCCTGCAAATAGGAATCTTCAGCGGTGGAGACGTCTGTAAATGAGCTCTTTCGGACATTTTGCGGCGTAAAAAAcatttctaattcttcGAGCTCCCAGCTCGAGGTTTCATCAGCGCAAAGTCGTTGGCTCATTCGCATGAGCCACACTACAGACTCATGTAAAAATTCATATTACTTTTTAGCACAATTTTGCTGTAAATGATGTTCCAACAAACCATAAGCAATAAgcgtattttttttctttctgcCCTTTAACGAGCACAACACAGCCTtgacattttttcaaagaacgCCGAATGAGGAAATAGGGTGTTTTTCATGCTACGTAATATCTCTTTCAAGGTTTGAGCTAGTTAGATACATCACACCTGTAACCTTGTCTACAGCCATATCGGCTATAACGCGTTATCTCCATANNNNNNNNNNNNNNNNNNNNNNNNNNNNNNNNNNNNNNNNNNNNNNNNNNNNNNNNNNNNNNNNNNNNNNNNNNNNNNNNNNNNNNNNNNNNNNNNNNNNNNNNNNNNNNNNNNNNNNNNNNNNNNNNNNNNNNNNNNNNNNNNNNNNNNNNNNNNNNNNNNNNNNNNNNNNNNNNNNNNNNNNNNNNNNNNNNNNNNNNNNNNNNNNNNNNNNNNNNNNNNNNNNNNNNNNNNNNNNNNNNNNNNNNNNNNNNNNNNNNNNNNNNNNNNNNNNNNNNNNNNNNNNNNNNNNNNNNNNNNNNNNNNNNNNNNNNNNNNNNNNNNNNNNNNNNNNNNNNNNNNNNNNNNNNNNNNNNNNNNNNNNNNNNNNNNNNNNNNNNNNNNNNNNNNNNNNNNNNNNNNNNNNNNNNNNNNNNNNNNNNNNNNNNNNNNNNNNNNNNNNNNNNNNNNNNNNNNNNNNNNNNNNNCTCTACGCCCTATTTTTAAAGCGGCTCCTTCACTCAAAGGTCAACCTATTGTGCTGTCTAAATATCTATCTGCTAAATACCACGTAATATGTCACTTTCACCATTTTACCAGTTTTTTTCGGGATTCTTTAGAAATTATTTACCTTGCATGAAAGAGATGCTTCTATTTCTATGGACAGCCTTCCTAACACTCAATTGGGCAAAAGACTACATTCACACAAACCTTTCACCATCTTATTGATGGAGTGTAAGGGTTGAGAATATGAGCAATCGAATTGCT contains:
- the OSI1 gene encoding Osi1p gives rise to the protein MSSPSKTTYFIIGGNRGIGFNLVKTLSASTDNVVIASFRGLPSLPKNKQLEDLKKSRDNIHTVQLDVTDDESVNKIADEIRKTPSFQGIDIFIANSGISNSYYEVLKAPKKVWIDHYTTNALGPILTLQKVYPLLLLKKTRKLFFISSXAGSIXXYVPJXVXAYGQSKAALNFAIKELSFELKPEGFTXVAFHPGMVTTDMGQZGLDXFAXKXTDISSXXXXXXXXXXXXXXXXXXXXXXXXXXXXXXXXXXXXXXXXXXXXXXXXXXXXXXJXYSXIYGNLSSTPYF